The following proteins come from a genomic window of Geomonas sp. RF6:
- a CDS encoding tetratricopeptide repeat protein: MFLGKLFKKDYRHYMTQGEKFLSQERYADARCSFQDALERCPADAQGERAEIEGRLQETGNRLAQLNLIEGDGALNGGEPAKAQEYFNLALQLAHDAEIREIAEKKLKGLQKVKAEPLSNNHNHHAGHAGGCSSCKGHGSEHEEIQDVAPMGLSAEDTFHLLVQPLPGDLPTRYSALGKEFAEAYLLIHDGNDRDAFPILQELHRNSASDVVMYELALIMFRAGRLGECKDLLDRALAANPTNPLCYLSLVQLAMTGEQFPEALSILQRMLELDILTDQASLMIGDVHAGSGDHEAALAQWSESLTIPTMAKSAAERIVPLLNELGRGQEAQFVAKRYLKGCC, translated from the coding sequence ATGTTTCTAGGGAAGCTATTCAAGAAGGACTACCGCCACTATATGACCCAGGGGGAGAAGTTCCTCTCGCAGGAGCGTTACGCCGACGCCCGCTGCTCCTTTCAGGACGCGCTGGAAAGGTGTCCCGCCGATGCTCAGGGTGAGCGCGCCGAGATCGAGGGGCGGCTGCAGGAGACGGGGAACCGCCTGGCGCAGCTGAACCTCATAGAAGGGGATGGTGCCCTGAACGGTGGGGAGCCCGCGAAGGCACAGGAGTATTTCAACCTCGCGCTTCAACTGGCACATGACGCGGAAATAAGGGAAATCGCTGAAAAAAAGCTGAAGGGTCTGCAGAAAGTGAAGGCGGAGCCATTAAGTAATAATCATAATCACCATGCCGGCCACGCCGGAGGGTGCTCTTCCTGCAAGGGTCACGGCTCCGAACATGAGGAAATTCAAGACGTTGCACCGATGGGTCTCTCTGCCGAGGATACCTTCCACCTCCTCGTCCAGCCGCTGCCGGGCGATCTGCCGACCCGATACTCTGCACTGGGAAAGGAATTTGCAGAGGCGTACCTGCTGATCCACGACGGTAACGACCGCGACGCGTTCCCGATCCTTCAAGAATTACACAGGAATTCCGCCAGCGACGTTGTAATGTACGAGCTTGCTCTTATAATGTTCAGAGCCGGCCGCCTGGGGGAATGCAAGGATCTGCTCGATCGGGCGCTGGCGGCCAACCCCACGAATCCACTGTGTTATCTGTCCCTGGTTCAGCTGGCCATGACAGGCGAACAATTTCCGGAAGCGCTTTCCATTTTGCAGCGCATGCTGGAGCTCGACATCCTCACCGACCAGGCCAGCCTGATGATCGGAGATGTACACGCCGGTTCCGGCGACCACGAGGCTGCGCTGGCCCAGTGGTCGGAGTCACTCACCATCCCCACCATGGCGAAGTCCGCCGCGGAGAGGATCGTGCCCCTTCTGAACGAGCTGGGACGTGGTCAGGAAGCGCAATTTGTCGCCAAACGATATCTGAAAGGTTGCTGCTGA
- a CDS encoding response regulator → MHSLKKVVYRTGCLVTIVGLWVALLLQIDHDRRQTRAAAEVDVRNLSGAVAQQVDSTFTHLDALLLELRDEHLRGSSNFTDMLKFHARHEYSELIVEALVADRSGKVLHSTKQRRSARNLASDEALRVHGDSRNDDLFISKPFHDAEIGRWCFDLSRKLSGREPSMHGAVVLTVDAGYFCRYLATLDVGPRGVLTLIGKDRVVRARSAGFGTRKLAMAPPERPYFDPKKPAAGVARVVSVIDGIPRLCAYRRLGHYPLAVLVQRAEEDIFSSVEARKSVLVSTGIIISAMVLAGLALIMWLEKKQERLYATISKNEEKFRLLSDFTTDWEFWVDPEGQFVYCSPSCLGITGYPAEAFYERKELALEIVNPEDREILLQNVRTCLDNASSSAEHEIEFRIVTRSGEPRWLGHTCRPVILQDGSYGGVRGSNRDITRKKLLEQELISAKDAAEAASNAKTSFLANMSHEIRTPINGIMGMTELCLGTELNPEQQLYLNAVKTSAETLNAIIEDVLDFSKMELGRVELNKLPFLLRTTLGQALRTLAPKASEKGLELLCDPSSEVPDALVGDPGRLRQVLLNLVGNAIKFTEKGEILLSASVVQEGEDSCILSFSVQDRGIGIPEAKLRSIFAPFEQGDLSTTKSYSGTGLGLSLCNRLVKLMQGELTVTSKEGEGSTFTFTAAFGLQQVQQKPAPAVPLAGRRALVVDDIIVNRSMLAHFLSRWGIEVEVAHDASEALQKLEESLPSAPFDFALLDVQMPGCDGWQLVKTIRSNRSYDAVRCILMPSVGVRGDSQRCRALNVDAYLTKPVVHGELHELLLKLMASPPALRDSEGPVTRHTVQEDRGRLRVLVAEDVAINQTLIETILTRQGHMVTIVGNGEEAVSVWKNEGDFDLVLMDVQMPVMDGLQATRAIRELESGGPVRTPIVAMTAYVLKEDREKCRAAGMDDYLSKPFKAQEVMGVLDRITGRRQPLPSPESKRLPEKEENGGAGTVLFNRNAFLERIGGHTELVAEFVTLFLETVDEGFSDLDTALAAGNCEAARKVAHKFKGVTGNIGAEQMFALAEEMERLARSGDLGGLQQKAAAFRENFVLFREATAQEKEMADEHV, encoded by the coding sequence GACGTAAGAAACCTCTCCGGCGCCGTCGCACAGCAGGTAGACAGCACTTTTACGCATCTGGACGCACTCCTTCTCGAGCTGCGCGACGAACATCTGCGCGGCAGCAGCAACTTCACCGATATGCTGAAGTTCCATGCCCGTCACGAGTACTCCGAGCTCATTGTCGAGGCATTGGTGGCGGACAGGTCGGGGAAGGTCCTGCACAGCACCAAGCAGCGCCGCAGCGCGCGTAATCTCGCAAGTGACGAGGCGTTGCGGGTGCATGGCGACAGCCGAAACGATGACCTCTTCATCAGCAAACCGTTCCATGATGCCGAGATTGGTCGCTGGTGCTTCGATCTGAGCCGCAAGCTTTCCGGCCGCGAACCCTCGATGCACGGTGCCGTCGTCCTTACCGTCGATGCAGGATATTTCTGCCGCTACCTCGCCACCCTCGATGTCGGCCCCCGCGGCGTTCTCACCCTTATCGGGAAAGATCGGGTCGTCCGGGCGCGCTCTGCCGGTTTTGGCACGAGGAAGCTGGCCATGGCCCCCCCTGAGCGTCCCTACTTCGACCCGAAAAAGCCCGCTGCCGGCGTGGCGCGCGTGGTAAGCGTCATCGACGGGATTCCCCGGCTGTGCGCGTACCGGCGCCTCGGGCACTACCCTCTCGCTGTGCTTGTGCAACGAGCAGAGGAAGATATCTTCAGCTCCGTCGAAGCGCGCAAGAGCGTCCTTGTGAGCACAGGCATCATCATCTCCGCGATGGTGCTGGCGGGGCTTGCCCTCATCATGTGGCTCGAAAAGAAGCAGGAGCGCCTCTATGCCACCATCTCCAAAAACGAGGAGAAGTTCCGCCTTCTCAGCGACTTCACCACTGACTGGGAATTCTGGGTCGATCCGGAGGGGCAATTCGTCTACTGCTCTCCCTCCTGCCTCGGCATCACCGGCTATCCCGCCGAGGCCTTCTACGAAAGGAAAGAACTGGCCCTCGAGATCGTCAATCCGGAGGATCGCGAGATCCTGCTGCAAAACGTTAGAACCTGCCTCGACAATGCCTCATCCAGTGCGGAGCATGAAATCGAGTTTCGCATCGTCACCCGCAGCGGAGAACCCCGTTGGCTCGGCCACACCTGCCGCCCCGTAATCCTGCAGGACGGAAGCTATGGCGGTGTGCGCGGCTCCAACCGCGACATAACCAGGAAAAAGCTGCTGGAACAGGAACTTATTTCTGCAAAGGATGCAGCCGAGGCTGCCAGCAACGCAAAGACCTCCTTTCTGGCCAACATGAGCCACGAGATCCGCACCCCCATAAATGGGATCATGGGGATGACGGAGCTCTGTCTCGGCACCGAGCTGAACCCGGAGCAGCAGCTTTACCTGAACGCGGTGAAGACTTCCGCAGAAACGCTCAACGCCATAATCGAAGATGTACTCGATTTCTCCAAGATGGAGCTTGGCCGGGTGGAGCTCAACAAGCTTCCCTTCCTGCTGCGAACGACGCTGGGACAGGCGCTGCGCACCCTCGCCCCGAAGGCGTCCGAAAAGGGGCTGGAGCTCCTCTGCGACCCATCGTCGGAGGTTCCCGATGCGCTGGTGGGCGACCCTGGGCGCTTGCGCCAGGTGCTCCTGAACCTGGTGGGTAATGCCATAAAGTTCACCGAGAAGGGGGAGATTCTCCTGAGCGCCTCTGTCGTACAGGAAGGGGAAGACTCCTGCATCCTCTCCTTCAGTGTCCAGGACCGCGGCATCGGCATACCGGAGGCCAAGCTCAGGAGTATCTTCGCCCCCTTCGAACAGGGGGACCTCTCCACCACAAAGTCCTACTCCGGCACCGGACTCGGCCTTTCCCTCTGCAATCGCCTGGTTAAGCTCATGCAGGGAGAGCTCACGGTCACGAGCAAGGAAGGGGAAGGAAGTACCTTCACCTTCACCGCGGCTTTCGGCCTCCAGCAGGTCCAGCAAAAGCCCGCACCGGCAGTTCCGCTCGCCGGCCGCCGCGCCCTCGTGGTGGACGACATCATCGTCAATCGCAGCATGCTCGCCCACTTCCTTTCCCGCTGGGGGATCGAAGTGGAAGTAGCCCACGATGCCTCCGAGGCGTTGCAGAAGCTCGAGGAGTCCCTTCCCTCGGCACCCTTTGATTTCGCACTTCTTGACGTACAGATGCCGGGGTGCGACGGGTGGCAGCTGGTGAAGACAATCCGCAGCAACCGCTCCTACGACGCCGTCCGCTGCATCCTCATGCCGAGCGTCGGCGTGCGCGGCGACTCCCAGCGCTGCCGCGCCCTGAACGTCGATGCTTACCTCACGAAGCCGGTGGTGCACGGTGAGCTGCACGAGCTCCTGCTGAAGCTCATGGCCTCCCCTCCTGCCCTGCGCGACTCCGAGGGGCCTGTAACGAGGCACACGGTGCAGGAGGACCGGGGGCGCCTGCGCGTTCTCGTCGCGGAGGATGTGGCGATAAACCAGACCCTCATCGAGACGATCCTCACGCGTCAGGGGCACATGGTGACGATCGTCGGAAACGGCGAAGAGGCTGTCAGCGTGTGGAAGAACGAGGGGGACTTCGATCTCGTCCTCATGGACGTGCAGATGCCGGTCATGGACGGGCTGCAGGCGACGCGCGCCATCAGGGAGCTGGAGAGCGGAGGGCCGGTGCGCACCCCCATTGTGGCCATGACCGCCTATGTGCTGAAAGAGGACCGGGAAAAGTGCCGGGCCGCGGGGATGGACGACTACCTCAGCAAACCGTTCAAGGCCCAGGAGGTGATGGGGGTGCTGGACCGCATAACCGGACGCCGCCAGCCTCTTCCCTCACCGGAGTCAAAGAGGCTTCCGGAGAAGGAGGAGAACGGTGGCGCCGGTACTGTCCTTTTCAACCGCAATGCTTTCCTGGAGCGGATCGGAGGTCACACGGAGCTCGTCGCCGAATTCGTCACCCTTTTCCTGGAAACGGTGGATGAAGGTTTCAGCGATCTGGACACGGCGCTTGCGGCGGGAAACTGTGAGGCAGCACGAAAGGTCGCCCACAAGTTCAAGGGCGTGACAGGGAATATCGGCGCAGAGCAGATGTTCGCGCTGGCGGAGGAAATGGAGCGACTGGCCCGCTCAGGCGATCTCGGCGGCTTGCAGCAGAAGGCGGCCGCGTTCAGGGAGAATTTCGTGCTCTTCAGGGAGGCCACGGCCCAGGAGAAGGAGATGGCAGATGAACATGTTTGA
- a CDS encoding HD-GYP domain-containing protein: MNMFDSVTVLAVDDVEMNLRMVKLILQDLGQFVFIGAHNGVEALAALERSPDVDIVLLDLDMPVMDGFETLRQIKGNEHLREIPVIVITSDKSEVLRTLGMGANDFMARPYNPEELKLRVMNHLRSKKLSDLSHDMNNILEGEVIKKTSALKGALEQSQRAEFEISLRLGRAAEFRDLETGMHIQRVSEMSKELARLAGLPAEECDLLRHAAPLHDVGKIGIPDRILLKPGRLDDSETKIMQLHTEIGGKILSESQNFPVLKAGQIIALQHHEKWDGSGYPRGMSGTDIHIYGRIVMVVDIFDALTSERPYKKAFSIEKTLQIMEEGDGVFFDPTLLRHFLDNLSIFTDIKQEYSDDAAGSPSVLELLAMT, translated from the coding sequence ATGAACATGTTTGATTCGGTGACGGTCCTCGCCGTCGACGACGTGGAGATGAACCTGAGGATGGTGAAGCTCATCCTGCAGGACCTCGGTCAATTCGTCTTCATCGGCGCGCACAACGGGGTGGAGGCTCTCGCCGCACTGGAGCGATCCCCGGACGTGGACATCGTACTCCTCGATCTCGACATGCCCGTCATGGACGGATTTGAGACGCTGCGCCAGATAAAGGGGAATGAGCACCTGCGGGAGATACCTGTCATCGTCATCACCTCCGACAAGTCGGAAGTGCTGCGCACGCTGGGGATGGGGGCGAACGACTTCATGGCACGCCCGTACAACCCGGAGGAGCTGAAGCTGAGGGTGATGAACCATCTGCGCAGCAAGAAGCTCTCGGACCTTTCCCACGACATGAACAACATCCTGGAGGGGGAGGTCATCAAGAAGACCTCCGCCCTGAAAGGAGCGCTGGAGCAGTCGCAGCGCGCCGAATTCGAGATCTCGCTGAGGCTTGGGCGCGCGGCGGAATTCCGCGATCTGGAGACCGGGATGCACATCCAGCGCGTGAGCGAGATGAGCAAGGAGCTGGCGCGGCTGGCGGGGCTTCCCGCGGAGGAATGCGACCTCCTGCGCCATGCGGCGCCGCTGCACGATGTAGGGAAGATCGGGATTCCGGACCGCATCCTCCTGAAACCGGGGCGCCTGGACGACTCCGAGACGAAGATCATGCAGCTCCATACCGAGATCGGAGGGAAGATCCTCTCCGAGTCGCAAAACTTCCCGGTGCTGAAAGCGGGTCAGATCATCGCCCTGCAGCACCACGAGAAGTGGGACGGCAGCGGCTACCCGAGAGGGATGTCCGGCACCGACATCCACATCTATGGCCGCATCGTCATGGTGGTGGACATCTTCGACGCCCTGACCTCCGAGCGTCCGTACAAGAAGGCGTTCAGCATCGAGAAGACCCTTCAGATCATGGAGGAAGGGGACGGCGTCTTCTTCGACCCGACGCTCCTGCGCCATTTCCTGGACAACCTGTCGATCTTTACCGACATCAAGCAGGAGTACAGCGACGATGCGGCGGGCTCCCCGTCGGTCCTGGAGCTTCTAGCCATGACGTGA
- a CDS encoding fasciclin domain-containing protein, with amino-acid sequence MKDILETLTEDGSFSTLIAALNTTGLADKLKEAGPFTFFAPNDEAFRRVNVDEMARDKGTFTNILLYHLMTGKMMSSDIGAHESLYTECGKSLTVHLEEGRPVIDNAKYVRPDVECSNGVIHVIDNVFLPQFSGWYCGCC; translated from the coding sequence ATGAAGGACATTCTTGAAACCCTCACTGAAGACGGTTCTTTCAGTACGCTGATCGCGGCATTGAATACTACCGGACTAGCGGACAAGCTGAAGGAGGCAGGACCTTTCACCTTTTTTGCACCGAACGACGAGGCGTTCCGGCGCGTGAATGTGGACGAGATGGCGCGGGACAAAGGGACTTTTACCAATATCCTCCTGTACCACCTCATGACCGGGAAGATGATGAGCTCAGATATCGGCGCCCACGAATCGCTTTACACCGAATGCGGCAAGTCCCTCACGGTGCATCTTGAGGAAGGGCGTCCCGTCATCGATAACGCGAAGTATGTGCGGCCCGATGTGGAATGCTCCAACGGTGTCATCCACGTCATCGACAACGTCTTCCTCCCTCAGTTCTCCGGCTGGTACTGCGGCTGCTGCTGA
- a CDS encoding phage holin family protein produces MSFLIRWLISALAIIITAYLLPGVRLSGISAALLAALILGLVNTFIRPLLLLLTLPLNILTLGLLTFVINALLIMLTSAIVPGFKVEGFIWALLFSLVLSLVSFMLGIIAM; encoded by the coding sequence ATGTCCTTTTTGATTCGGTGGCTCATATCCGCTCTTGCCATCATCATCACTGCGTATCTCCTGCCGGGGGTGCGCCTGTCGGGGATCTCCGCGGCGCTTCTGGCCGCACTGATCCTCGGGCTGGTGAACACCTTCATCCGGCCGCTCCTCCTTCTTCTCACCCTTCCCCTCAACATCCTCACGCTCGGGCTGCTGACCTTCGTCATCAACGCACTTCTCATCATGCTGACCAGCGCCATCGTCCCCGGCTTCAAGGTTGAAGGGTTCATCTGGGCTCTCCTCTTCAGCCTGGTCCTCTCCCTGGTGAGCTTCATGCTGGGGATCATTGCCATGTAG
- the rlmD gene encoding 23S rRNA (uracil(1939)-C(5))-methyltransferase RlmD, which produces MPEQKIRIEKLCYGGAGLGRIEGKACFVPFSAPGDEVAVTVAREKKSYMEAGLSSIVVPAPCRVEPPCPIFGDCGGCNWQHVSYQEQLAQKTEIFADTLRRLGGIEGEVVLPTVGSQRQYGYRSRIQLKLATRGSETYLGFFRGSSHEVVDAPMGCAISDKPLNDAALELRKVISRLPERVGVTGIDIATGSDGATIAILHGSAASEGGLADALLKAREELPSVTGLFLRGGARKVFGIEELSYTVPQGFLPALPETSLSFARGGFSQVNYGQNLQLLRTVWEWGAFTGSERLLDLYCGNGNFSVPLARYVAEVIGVEGHAPSVADARKNAQRNGIGNATFMVLDAAKAVRRFLSEEENFDLIILDPPRSGAAGAAEIAGLGAPTIIYVSCDPPTLARDLRILSDNGYTVERSQPVDMFPQTYHLESATLLKRRH; this is translated from the coding sequence ATGCCTGAGCAGAAGATAAGGATCGAAAAGCTCTGCTACGGCGGCGCCGGTCTCGGGAGGATCGAGGGGAAGGCGTGCTTCGTCCCCTTCAGCGCCCCCGGCGACGAGGTCGCAGTGACTGTGGCGCGGGAGAAGAAGTCGTACATGGAGGCGGGTCTTTCCTCCATCGTCGTTCCCGCCCCTTGCCGGGTGGAGCCCCCGTGCCCGATCTTCGGCGACTGCGGCGGCTGCAACTGGCAGCACGTCTCCTATCAGGAGCAGCTGGCACAAAAGACGGAAATCTTTGCCGACACCCTGAGGCGCCTCGGTGGGATCGAGGGGGAGGTGGTCCTCCCGACAGTCGGATCGCAGCGGCAGTACGGCTACCGCTCCCGGATCCAGCTGAAGCTCGCGACCCGGGGGAGCGAGACCTACCTCGGCTTCTTCCGTGGGAGCAGCCACGAGGTTGTCGACGCCCCGATGGGGTGCGCCATCAGCGACAAGCCCTTGAACGATGCTGCGCTGGAGCTGCGCAAGGTAATAAGCCGGCTCCCCGAGAGGGTAGGGGTGACCGGTATCGACATCGCCACCGGGAGCGACGGAGCGACGATCGCCATCCTGCACGGCTCCGCCGCCTCCGAGGGGGGACTGGCAGACGCCCTCCTGAAGGCGCGGGAGGAGCTCCCTTCCGTCACCGGCCTGTTCCTGCGCGGAGGGGCCCGCAAGGTGTTCGGTATCGAGGAGCTTTCCTACACGGTGCCGCAGGGGTTTCTCCCCGCTCTTCCTGAAACATCCCTTTCCTTCGCCCGCGGCGGCTTTTCGCAGGTGAACTACGGGCAGAACCTGCAGCTCCTGCGCACCGTGTGGGAGTGGGGCGCCTTCACCGGCAGCGAGCGACTTCTCGACCTGTACTGCGGCAACGGGAATTTCTCCGTTCCCCTGGCGCGATACGTGGCTGAGGTCATCGGAGTCGAGGGTCACGCACCCTCCGTGGCCGACGCCCGCAAGAATGCCCAGCGAAACGGCATCGGCAACGCGACTTTCATGGTGCTGGACGCGGCCAAAGCGGTAAGGCGATTCCTCTCGGAAGAGGAAAATTTCGACCTCATCATCCTCGACCCGCCACGCAGCGGCGCAGCAGGCGCCGCAGAGATCGCCGGGCTCGGGGCTCCAACCATCATCTACGTCTCCTGCGATCCTCCCACCCTGGCCCGCGACCTGCGCATCCTCTCCGACAACGGCTACACGGTGGAGCGCTCCCAGCCGGTGGACATGTTTCCGCAGACGTATCACCTTGAGAGTGCCACGCTTCTGAAGCGCCGGCACTGA
- a CDS encoding Na/Pi cotransporter family protein, with the protein MPTIPWSYITEALGGLALFILGMRTLSEGLQKATGERLRRLLERGTANRLTAPLLGSCLASLLQSGSAASILVVGFVNAGLLSLYQALGVLLGTSIGTSIAIQFIAFRVSTLALPAITLGVALSFFSRSRRLTYIGRLLLGAGLVFFGLAMMEGACLPLRESALFTEVRRNLLSVRFFAVLSGALITFVTQSGSAALGLVIALASGGAISYEAAIAMVLGEVAGASVIPIIASLGGSSTAKRTVILYFVINSIAIALALVFFPLFVRAVRLVSPGDALELKIPSESLDLLSFTLRPYVARHLANAHTIFSLATAVLFLPLIGFFARSADAFLPTRRSDHEARPRFIDNRVIKTPTIALAQAWNELGRMVQIAATTYRELVSQFHDFDPKLAANLKEKEVVLDVLHRDISHFLIAVSREPLGPERAVEIPTMLQLVNDVELIGDECEDLIDYLLRKKEERLHFSGSAMGELIEFANKAGDALFLAERVLLEDSLESHTELKMELAALEEALQKSHMQRLKAGRCTVVAGLLYGDMIAAFSKIAQLSFSLINQKRGLTDVSSHSRD; encoded by the coding sequence ATGCCTACCATCCCCTGGTCCTACATCACCGAGGCGCTGGGCGGGCTCGCTTTGTTCATCCTCGGCATGCGGACGCTGTCGGAGGGTCTGCAAAAAGCGACCGGCGAGCGTCTCCGGCGTCTTCTCGAAAGGGGTACCGCGAACCGGCTGACAGCCCCGCTGCTCGGAAGCTGCCTCGCGTCCCTGCTGCAATCTGGAAGCGCCGCCTCCATTCTGGTTGTCGGCTTCGTAAACGCCGGTCTCCTCTCCCTGTACCAGGCTCTCGGCGTCCTTCTCGGGACGAGCATCGGCACCTCCATCGCCATTCAGTTCATCGCCTTCAGGGTGAGCACCCTGGCACTCCCTGCGATCACCCTCGGGGTGGCGCTCTCTTTCTTTTCCCGCAGCAGGAGACTCACCTATATCGGACGGCTCCTCCTTGGGGCCGGACTCGTCTTCTTCGGTCTTGCCATGATGGAAGGTGCATGCCTGCCGCTGCGCGAGAGCGCTCTCTTTACGGAGGTGCGCAGAAATCTCCTCTCCGTCCGCTTCTTCGCCGTCCTCTCCGGCGCACTCATCACCTTCGTGACGCAGTCCGGCAGTGCGGCGCTGGGCCTCGTCATCGCCCTTGCCTCCGGCGGCGCCATCTCCTACGAGGCCGCCATCGCCATGGTGCTCGGCGAGGTCGCCGGCGCTTCCGTGATCCCCATCATCGCCTCCCTCGGCGGAAGCAGCACCGCCAAGCGCACCGTCATCCTGTACTTCGTGATCAACAGCATCGCCATCGCGCTCGCACTCGTCTTTTTCCCCCTCTTTGTGCGGGCTGTGCGTCTCGTTTCCCCCGGCGACGCCCTGGAGCTGAAGATCCCGTCGGAGTCCCTCGATCTCCTGAGTTTCACCCTGCGCCCCTACGTAGCTCGGCACCTGGCAAACGCCCACACGATCTTCAGCCTCGCCACCGCGGTCCTTTTTCTTCCGCTGATCGGTTTTTTCGCACGCAGTGCCGACGCCTTTCTCCCAACCAGGCGCTCCGACCACGAGGCGCGCCCCCGCTTCATCGACAACAGGGTCATCAAGACCCCGACGATCGCGCTGGCGCAGGCGTGGAACGAGCTTGGGCGCATGGTGCAGATCGCGGCGACGACGTACCGGGAGCTGGTCTCCCAGTTTCACGATTTCGATCCGAAGCTTGCAGCAAACCTGAAGGAGAAGGAGGTCGTTCTCGACGTGCTGCACCGGGACATCTCGCACTTTCTCATCGCGGTGTCGCGCGAGCCGCTCGGTCCCGAGCGGGCGGTGGAGATCCCTACCATGCTGCAGCTCGTGAACGACGTGGAGCTCATAGGGGACGAGTGCGAGGATCTCATCGACTACCTGTTGCGCAAAAAGGAGGAACGCCTCCACTTCTCCGGCTCGGCGATGGGGGAACTCATCGAATTCGCCAACAAAGCGGGGGACGCGCTCTTCCTTGCGGAGCGGGTCCTTCTGGAAGACAGCCTTGAATCGCACACCGAGCTGAAAATGGAGCTCGCCGCCCTCGAGGAAGCTCTGCAAAAGAGCCATATGCAGCGGCTCAAAGCGGGGAGGTGCACCGTCGTCGCCGGTCTTCTCTACGGCGACATGATCGCCGCCTTCAGCAAGATTGCCCAGTTGTCCTTCAGCCTTATCAACCAGAAAAGAGGTCTCACCGATGTCTCATCCCATAGCCGCGATTGA
- the infA gene encoding translation initiation factor IF-1, whose amino-acid sequence MSKEEAIEVEGTVIEPLPNAMFKVKLENDHMVLAHISGKMRKFFIKILPGDKVTVELSPYDLTRGRITYRAK is encoded by the coding sequence ATGAGCAAGGAAGAAGCTATAGAGGTAGAAGGAACGGTCATCGAGCCGCTTCCGAACGCGATGTTCAAGGTGAAGCTGGAGAACGACCACATGGTACTGGCGCACATTTCCGGTAAAATGCGGAAATTCTTCATCAAGATCCTTCCGGGAGACAAGGTGACCGTGGAGCTTTCCCCGTACGACCTGACCCGTGGCCGCATAACCTATCGCGCCAAATAA
- a CDS encoding HU family DNA-binding protein, giving the protein MEVGTMNKSELIESLAAKKGLSFKKAEEVVNAIFASMTDALLSGDRIEIRGFGSFVVKAYDAYTGRNPKTGESISVREKKLPFFKVGKELKEKVSGY; this is encoded by the coding sequence CTGGAGGTAGGGACGATGAACAAATCGGAGCTTATTGAATCTCTTGCTGCCAAGAAGGGGCTTTCATTTAAGAAAGCGGAAGAAGTTGTCAATGCCATCTTCGCATCGATGACCGACGCCCTCCTCAGCGGCGACCGCATAGAGATCAGAGGTTTCGGCAGCTTCGTAGTGAAGGCGTACGATGCGTACACCGGCAGGAACCCGAAGACAGGCGAGTCCATATCGGTACGAGAAAAGAAGCTCCCCTTTTTCAAGGTCGGCAAGGAGCTGAAGGAAAAGGTCTCGGGATACTAG
- a CDS encoding Ppx/GppA phosphatase family protein yields the protein MSHPIAAIDLGTNSARLLIAATDPFRQLHLIRQITRLGGGFTREFGLSAEAQERSLQTLRRFAAEMAAHGVKKVRGVATSAVRDAANGAAFCERVAAETGISLEVIDGTEEALLTLKGVCSVVECSGDLFVFDLGGGSTEYTLSRGGVPIFSRSLPVGVVRLTEGKEGSAQMLEKVSRELAGLRSELEREGVLEAATSATLVGTAGTPTTLAAIQIGMTDYDYRRLNNFVLGIGDVEAIYERLLPLTPQERLQVPGLEPGREDLVVAGLLVVLETMRSFGFPSLTVSDYGLLEGLILSM from the coding sequence ATGTCTCATCCCATAGCCGCGATTGATCTTGGAACCAACAGCGCGCGCCTTCTGATTGCAGCAACAGATCCCTTCCGCCAGCTTCACCTGATTCGGCAAATCACCCGCCTCGGCGGCGGATTCACCCGCGAGTTCGGGCTCTCCGCGGAGGCACAGGAGCGCTCTCTGCAGACGCTGCGGCGATTCGCTGCGGAGATGGCTGCCCACGGCGTGAAAAAAGTGCGAGGGGTGGCGACGAGCGCGGTGCGCGACGCAGCGAACGGCGCCGCCTTCTGCGAGCGGGTCGCAGCGGAAACCGGCATCTCGCTGGAGGTGATCGACGGGACCGAGGAAGCGCTCCTCACGCTGAAGGGGGTCTGCTCGGTGGTGGAGTGCAGCGGCGATCTCTTCGTTTTCGACCTTGGCGGTGGCAGCACCGAGTACACCCTCTCCCGCGGCGGTGTCCCGATCTTCTCCCGAAGTTTGCCAGTGGGGGTCGTGCGCCTCACGGAGGGGAAGGAGGGGAGCGCCCAGATGCTGGAGAAGGTCTCGCGGGAGCTTGCAGGGCTGCGCAGCGAGCTGGAAAGGGAAGGGGTGCTGGAAGCGGCGACCTCCGCGACGCTGGTCGGTACCGCAGGCACGCCGACGACCCTTGCCGCAATCCAGATCGGGATGACGGACTACGATTACCGTCGGCTCAACAACTTTGTCCTGGGGATAGGAGATGTGGAGGCGATCTACGAGCGGCTTCTCCCGCTGACGCCGCAGGAGCGCTTGCAGGTGCCGGGACTGGAGCCGGGACGTGAGGACCTGGTGGTCGCAGGGCTCCTCGTGGTGCTGGAGACGATGCGCAGCTTCGGTTTCCCTTCCCTTACCGTCAGCGACTATGGACTCCTGGAGGGACTCATTCTCAGCATGTGA